Genomic DNA from Parambassis ranga chromosome 5, fParRan2.1, whole genome shotgun sequence:
TTTAACCACGGCACttctgaaaaatgtatttatgagTTTTTAAATCAAGTCAAACAGTGAGCAGAAATTTTGATTTGTTTATCAAAATAAGTCGACCTTTGCACTACAacctgaagtttttttttattaaaatctgTTTCCAGGTTTAATTTTCTCCAAAATGTATAACTGCAGTGTTGAGACTGCAGCAATACTACGAGCATATCCACTCAGTGCCaataacatacatttttaagtaataatgaataaaaaaaaagtaaatattttcCAAAGTAAATGACACGCACACAAAGAAGTCTGGAAATTGATCTGGAAATGTCCATATGGGACTTTTATTTAGAAAGTTTTCATCTCAAGTTTCAATGGGTACAAGGAAATGACAAGGCTGTgaatcaccatggcaacagtgtAAATTCCCAAATACCCACTGTACCCCAAGATATGACAGCTGTTCTAAGAGCTTCTCATTTTCCGGTCGGAAACAGTCAGATGTTGTCTGGAATATAAGGCAGCCaattcttctctccctctcaaaCATCAggatgtttgtttattttccttCAAGCTGTGTGAAGTCTCTTGGAAGTGTTGTTCCATGATGCATTTCACTCAGTTTGTACAGAAACACGAAAATAATAGGCTAAGTCACAAACAGGACACGGCAAAATAGTCCCTTCATGAATAATGATTCGCCTGTCCCTCGCCGTGGAGCCTCGTCATCTTTGTTCAACCCCTCTCATCAGTTTGAAACAGTGAGACCTCTGACATTCAGGAACAGACCTGCACCCGTCTGTCATCTTGTCATCCTTCTCAGGTCCACAATGTCCTCATCCCATCACACCAATAAAGAAATGGGAGTTAATGGTAAGTGCATGAGTCTCTTCCCACCTCATTCTCtcttcaagtttttttcttttttccttttgccaTGTTGTAAATTCATCATGAGAGCATTAAGTAATGGAGCAATAGAAGAGTGTGTCGGGGTCACTGAAAACAGAAGAGGATGATCTGTTGGGAGCGGCAAATCGAGGAGGGCTAGAGCCCTATAGACTGGAGGGTTTGTCTCTCGGCGTTGTTGAGGTGGCCTGAGAACATGCTGTAACATGGCTGCTGGGCAAACTGTGTCAGGAAGTCGGTCAGATACGCCTGATGACGAGACAGAGGATACAGCACAGGTTAAATATCGTAATATCCATGTAATGAAGTCATGACAAGGAAGAACACATTGCGTGCTTCGCCTTTGAGGCCTTCACTTGGTGGTGAAATGGTACACTTATCAAAAGCTGCAACCAGTCTGATCTTACTACAAACAAGGTAAAGTGACTGAACAATATGTGCAGCAATACTACATCAATATCAACATCTGAAGTTTAAACAGTGTACCTGCAGGTCGATCTGATATATGGGGTCTTTCAAGGCATCTGggtcatcctcctcatcatcctcataataatcatcatctgtagagaaaaaacaaagtcaATGCAAAAGGATACAAAAAAAGCTGAAGCACTTTGCCACTGAGAAGGATTACAAGGTGGACAATACCGTATTTGTTAGAGGCTATTAGATCAGAAAGCAGCTGCCCTGCCAgcccttcatcttcatcatcatcctccccctcttcgtcctcctgttcctcccaCATGCCACTGGAATCtgaaccaaaaacaaacagctgctggttACAGATTTGTCTGCCATGTTCATACTGagcaatttaaaaacaaagtacAACAAATGTGCAGTGGGATTCACCTGCCAAATACCACACACTTCAATTCTTCAAATGTACTCACCTTGGCTCCAATCTGCTGCGTTCGCCCTGCTGGCGTTCGCCTCCACGACTGTTGACAGCTCATTAATGATCAATTTAAAGATCTTTACTAGCAAAGGAATGTTGGTCCACCGCTCCGGGTCTGTTGAAAAGATGCATTGGTATATAATGATTGATATGTGCTTATGTCCTTTTCACATTCAAAGACTTCTACGGTCAGATTTATTTTCAATGCAGTGGTCCTACTCTTGGCTGATTTGGAGCGTGTGCGGATGCCGTCATCAGCGTTGTAGATTTCTTCTCCCTTTACTACAATTTCTTGGAGACGCTTATCATCAGTGTTGAGCCCATGCTGCAGCAGCTTACAGAGAGCCACCGTGCTGCaggcattaaaacaaaacaaaaaacacaacaataaataaatagacaTGAGCCTCAGCAGAGAAGTGACTGTATTAAGAATGatcccaaacaaacaaaaaggactGACTAAGACAAAGACTGAACTCTGAAAGTCTAAATTAATAGTGCTGGCAGGTTTTAGGTTAGAAATGACATGAAATTGTTGCTCTGAGATATAAAAGAGTTGATAGAAAAGTTGTCTGACCTGACTTTACCCTCATACTGTCCATAGAACAGGTGTTGCCTGCTCATCCATTCTGTCATAACGAACTCCAGGGCAGGTTTCCCTGTCGGTCCGGGCAAACTGCACAAAAACTCCAGCAGAGGCTCCAGCTGAGAGTGAACCAGGTGGGCGAAGACCATGATCAGGGACTacaaaggaagagaaaaagcaGGTGATGGAAACATTAACTGAAACAGGACCTAGGTGACACATCATCAATTCCATACCTGCATAACACTCAAAGTCTCCGCTTGCTGCATCTTGCTCAGAATGGCTCTGAGGATCTGATCCAGCTGCTCCCCAAGCTCGGTTCCCGCCCGAGAAATCAGAGTGGAGACCAATCTGCCCACAAAGGCAGCAGTGAACTCGGAGGTCCGGGGGTCCAGGAGCTGGTTGACAACCTGCATGACGTACCAGAGGCCACTGTTTCCCTGCTCGTCCCTCCACTGAGCAACCTGCTCGAGGGCGACAGAGACGTACGCCCGCAGACACTCGCCACCATTctggagagaagaggaaagagatAGAAAGGAGTTATTAAGAAAAGAAGTAATTCAGATGGACTTTGCTGAGTAAATCACTTGCCTGCATTATCGTGTTGTCATCAGTGCGTAAGGTGCACTGTGCCACCACAGGAAAAGACTGACACACCAACATCTCAGACAGCGGGGGTTTGGTGTTGCGGACAACCGTGGTCAGGATGTCTATGGACGTCTGTGGACGAAGGAGCAGCAAAGTATTCACTTAAAGTCTATTTGTTAGCCACGGTAAACACTGGCGAGTCCAGTAGGGAAGTAAATATAATCTAGGCTGGAATTTGTCTGAGCTCTTAtgtggaggagaaaaaagcaACACAACATGCATGAGGGGAGAAGACCTTTGCGCCTTATACTTACAGCACAGAGTCCAGAGGGGATCTTGTCAGGAGGCGCCTGCATGATGCTGACCAGCGTGGGGATAAGACGCATCTGCATGGGGCCCTGGCAGCCTTCGATCTGTGCCAGCTCCTTGAAGATGTCTTGAGCCAGGGACGCCACCACAGGGtctgaggagaagagaggagaacagagcCTGAGAAAAGACAAGAGACCGATCAAATCTCTGTTTCTCACATGTCATCCTCTGGGAAACATTGTGACTAAAGCAGTAAAGAGTAAATGGTAAACACCAGGATCAAGTACAACACAGGGTGTGGTCTGCATCAGTACCATTGTTATACTTCAGGAAAATAGCAATGGTGAGGGGGCAGATCTTATTCTCAGCGCTGGTGGTAAAGGCCTCGTCAACGGTGCAGACGATGCAGAGCGTTTCCATGACGAGCGTGAGCACCTCTGAGCTGAACTGGGCGGCTAGTTGGACCAGTCCCTCCAAAATGCTTGGGAGGAAGGGCTGAAGGACGTGTGTGCTCTCTGACAGTTTCAGCTGGTCACAGTACCTGGAAAATGTGGACAGGAAAGgtcaataaacacacaacatcctTACAACATTTGTGTATTGTCAGCTAACAGTTAGTGCTAGTGGCCAAACGCAGTTGCTGTTTTTATAAAACTCAGTTGCCTTtgtcagctcctgctgtacCAACAAACAAGGATTCTATACTTGTTAACAAGGTTACAGACAGTTAAAAAGACAGCCAGCTTACCCCCAGATGGCCCTGACCGCAGAGATGCGGACGGACGGCGGCTGGCTGTCGTGAAGGCCGCTGACGGTGGCCTGGAGGAACTGCTGGATGAGCTCAGGAGACATGGCTGCCGTGAAGCGGCTGGCTGCCCACAGAGCACGGCCGAGGAGGAACGGAGACGCCGCTGGGAGAAAATACAAACAGGAGACAAGGGAAAAGAGATGATTAGAAATGATTAGAATTTGGTGaaatttgtttatttctttcttcCGGTTAAATATACAAGAAATGTCATTGATGGTGCTACCAAAAAAATGTATGCCTGTTTGATCTCTACAAAACTTTAACTCACCTGGAGTGGGTGAGTTAAAGACTCACCTGCCAGGTTGAGATCAGCCAGGACGACACCGGCCAGAAAACCGTGCATGTCAAACTGGATACGTCCGTTCTTTACATTCTCTGTGATGATGGTCTTGACGGAACCCAGTGCCAGCATACAGGCTTCGTGGATCTTCCACCTGATTAAGAAAAACAGGAGATGTGGAGGTGTTAGCTGGCTCACATCCAGATGCAGAGTCAGAGGTCGGTCAGTGTGAAGTTTCTTTTCACCAGTGCTCGTTGCCAGTGTTCTTGGCCTGCTCTGCCTCTTGGAGGTGTCTGGTTGCAGCGGCTGCCAGCGCTGCTGCGCTCTCATTCTGGAACTCGGCAGCAACAGCCTGAAAGCAGAGGACATAGGTTACAGTCATTATACGGTCTCAAGAGGTACCACAGGCTGACAAGTGTGTTGATTAGGAAAGCTTAAACTTTTAACCCTGGTTTaccagcagcaggtcctgaGCAGAAATCCTGACAGAGTAGGAGAAAGTGTCATCATCCTCGTCCTCTACAAACTGCTGAGGGTTCGCTGTCCACACTTTGATCTGATAAAACACATAAATCACTATAAATATACATTGGATTTACATTTTTTCACAATAGATACGTCTAACATTTCTCACCTGGTCCTCTGTGATCTGCATGTACAGGATGATGTAGTAGATGAGTTCAGGCAGTGCTTTCTTTACTGTGCTCTTGAACTTGTTGTTCTCCAGGAGCGTGTGAACAAACTCAAAGATGCTGAACACCAGATTCTCAAAGCCCAAAACCTCCCCTGCAAAAATCAAGTATCAGTACACACTCAAGTGACACCAAGAGTAAATATGTAAGAAGAAAACCGTTAAGAAGATGTAAGTTATGCTCACCATCTGAGTCCACAGGGTCGTCCACTTCCTCTGTGTAGTTGACCTCTGTTCTTACATAAGTGAACATCTGACTAAGGAATAATACACCAACAACCATCCCTCAGTTTGTATGGGTCTcagcaaaaacagcagaaattaTCCCATCAAAGATCTCGGACTGTGAAGGATATAAAGCTGCACTTTCGGTCAGAGTGTTCCACACAATGGGTAATATCTGTTGCATGGAGGACACCATAGGTTTGGGGAAGTTCTTCACCAGCGCCGTGACTGCCTGTGACGGGgttaagaaagaaagaaacacagatgAAGTAGAAATACATGTGAGACTCTTAAAGGGTCACACTCAATGTCTCACCTTGAGGACTTCCATCTTGAGGCCGCTGTCAGATGAGGGTCCATCAGGCATCTGCAGAGCCTGCACAAATGCTTCTGTGAACTGCTGCACGACGGGAAAGATCAACGCTTTGGCTGCACCCTAAAGCACAGAAATGATTtgttaaaagaaagaaaaaaaaatattgatgtttacattttttagcatttttaaatCTGCCGGGGGCTTTTGCAGTTGAATCAGACTGAAGCTATAATGTAGTCATTCATTTAGACACTGTGAGATCATCTCAGGGATTACGGTGTTTACCTCACCTTTTCAAGCTCTTCAATAGCACAGATGAGGTTGGCACAGGTGGTGAAGATCTCCACTGCTCTGGAGCGGGTACGAATGCTGTAAACCTGCAGCAGTTCAGAAAcatcaggaagaagaaaaaaaagaaacaggacagctctcaaaatgtgtgtgtactgctCATTTATTCCTCTTTTAGCAGTTTAGGTGATAAATTAAGTATAGTTAAACTGACTCTATGCTGCCTCTAAACACAGCTTTTTGGTGCAGGTGGCACAACTATTGATGTGTATCA
This window encodes:
- the ipo9 gene encoding importin-9; the protein is MSAAGNARPGAVAGPVQQGLKEALIETLTAILSPVQEVRAAAEEQIKVLEVTEEFGVHLAELTVDPQGALAIRQLASVILKQYVETHWCSQSEKFRPPETSDQAKAAIRELLPSGLRESISKVRSSVAYAVSAIAHWDWPEAWPQLFTLLMEMLVSGDVNAVHGAMRVLTEFTREVTDTQMPLVAPVILPEMYKIFTMAEVYSIRTRSRAVEIFTTCANLICAIEELEKGAAKALIFPVVQQFTEAFVQALQMPDGPSSDSGLKMEVLKAVTALVKNFPKPMVSSMQQILPIVWNTLTESAAFYVRTEVNYTEEVDDPVDSDGEVLGFENLVFSIFEFVHTLLENNKFKSTVKKALPELIYYIILYMQITEDQIKVWTANPQQFVEDEDDDTFSYSVRISAQDLLLAVAAEFQNESAAALAAAATRHLQEAEQAKNTGNEHWWKIHEACMLALGSVKTIITENVKNGRIQFDMHGFLAGVVLADLNLAAASPFLLGRALWAASRFTAAMSPELIQQFLQATVSGLHDSQPPSVRISAVRAIWGYCDQLKLSESTHVLQPFLPSILEGLVQLAAQFSSEVLTLVMETLCIVCTVDEAFTTSAENKICPLTIAIFLKYNNDPVVASLAQDIFKELAQIEGCQGPMQMRLIPTLVSIMQAPPDKIPSGLCATSIDILTTVVRNTKPPLSEMLVCQSFPVVAQCTLRTDDNTIMQNGGECLRAYVSVALEQVAQWRDEQGNSGLWYVMQVVNQLLDPRTSEFTAAFVGRLVSTLISRAGTELGEQLDQILRAILSKMQQAETLSVMQSLIMVFAHLVHSQLEPLLEFLCSLPGPTGKPALEFVMTEWMSRQHLFYGQYEGKVSTVALCKLLQHGLNTDDKRLQEIVVKGEEIYNADDGIRTRSKSAKNPERWTNIPLLVKIFKLIINELSTVVEANASRANAADWSQDSSGMWEEQEDEEGEDDDEDEGLAGQLLSDLIASNKYDDDYYEDDEEDDPDALKDPIYQIDLQAYLTDFLTQFAQQPCYSMFSGHLNNAERQTLQSIGL